In Coffea arabica cultivar ET-39 chromosome 9e, Coffea Arabica ET-39 HiFi, whole genome shotgun sequence, the genomic window TTGATAACAATTTTTTTCTCAGAACTATTGATAGCAATttagataataattattttGTGAACATTTGATGAATACAAAAATCATTctttcatgtttttaagatTTCGGTGGTTGGCATCTAACTGAATTCTGAACATTTCTATAGGTTGTCTGGTTAGTGTCTCTTAGTAACAATCGAATTGAGGTTGCAATCATGTAATGTCTTTTAAAAATCTTTTTTCCTGGTCTTCTATGAAGTTTGCAGTCATTGTGCAATGGCCTAATTTGGCAATGCGTGTGAAGGTTATGAGAATAGTTATCTTGTATGTCAACATTTGGCATGAAAGAATTCTAAATTTTCATTAGattcaagaaaaataattcaAGCTAACCATGTTACTGTGATTGAGCAGTTACTAATGCTAAGGTAACTGTAGCACTTAAAAAACTGTGAATTGACATACTTGGTTATATCAGAGGATAGGTATTATATAGGGCATATTTGTGCCATTGAGTTAATGCTCAGTGGAAGTGAATTCATGAGTTATAACTGAGAGCTTGATTCTCAGACGGAACAGCTGATGAATCTCTTGGAGCTTATTTGAACATAATAAGGAGAAGAAATTGCTAAGACCTGCGATAATCCTGTAGCTAGTTTCTGTGAGAGTATATCGGACTTTAACCAACTTATGGATGCTATAAGAATGCTTTGCATTCCCAGGACCCTAACCATAAGAATGGTATTTTTCATGCCAACAAGATGTTATGGGGTGTTCTACCACTTTCTCCTCATCGTGTGCTCATGATCTCATATTGAAGTATATAATGAAGAGAATACATAGTGTACATGTCTAGTGCTTACTCTGTTTTAATAGCTCTGGTACTCTTAAAACAGATTTCTATACTCTGAGGAGGAATGTAGAGGTTACATCAGAGCGTGTAGAAGAAATTAGGGCTGCTGCTGGTCTTAAGCAACTAGAGGAAGATCTTGCAAAATTGGAGGATGCTGCCGTAGATAGCTCTCTTTGGGATGATCGTGCTAAAGCTCAGGAAATACTTCAGGATCTGACAGATGTCAGAGACAGAATGAAGCTTCTCAATGACTTTAAAGCACGGGTGAGGCTTGTGTCTATTATAACTGTGGAACTATTTTGTTCCATAATTTGCTTCAATTATGCCCTTTTTTTCTAATCGGACACAAGATCAACGAATAACAGCCCATATACTGATCAGCTGCTTGCAGAATTTCCTAAAGATATACTAGATAATATTTTTTCAGGCAGTAAGTTCAAAGAGATCTGACAAAGAGAGGTTCTCTGGGATTAAagacacaaaagaaaagaaaagaatgatgATAGAAGATCAATTTTTGCAGAATGTACACTTTGAGGCAGTATaacatctttctttttctttctagcaAAAGTGGTAAATTTTAGGAGAGAAGGTTGAATGCCCTAAATCTAGTTTCTTTACAAGTTTCATTAGTATTTCTGACTTTATTCTTTCAAAATTACTTGGTGACTCTAATTGATGCGTGTTGATCATTGAGAAATAACAACTCTGGAAAGCTTAGGAGAATTCAGGACATTGTAATTTCATTGTTCATAAACCATGAGTTCATTGATTGTTCCTTTAGATGTGCTTCATGTCTACATTTTCCATGATATTGTTTTGTTGCTGAATATTTAATTGGTTTGCTCTAAACATCTGTTACTCTGAATTTGGGTGAATGAATGTGGGCTAGTTTCAGAAATTACAAAGTACTCATGTGTTATAGGCTGAATGCAGATTGAAGATGCAGAAACAATAGTAAAGCTTACTGAGGAGATGGACTCCATTGATACAGGCCTTCTGGAGGAGGCTGTTAGTATTATTAAGGACTTGAACAAGGCATTGGACCATTTTGAGTTTACACAACTTCTATCTGGCCCATACGACAAAGAAGGTGCTGTTATTAATATTACAGCCGGTGCAGGGGGTACTGATGCACAGGTAATTTTAGTTCTAAATACTTTCCGGAGCTGATTTTCAGCATAGTTTCCTTTTATCTTCTGCCAAGGCTCATTTGCTTCTATTTGGGAAAACAGTTTTCAAAAATTGTTTTCTGCAAGCAGTTATACCGAATAAAGACAATAGGATATGCATCTGGTCAAGTGGACTGTTGACTTAACTTATTTGAAGCCATTGCTAAAGTTAATCAAAATTCAAAGCATGTTTGTATATCTTTGTCCCTGAAACTTATTTATGATTAATTAGCTTATAAATTTGAGGCAAGTATATTTGATCAGAAGTTAGAAATACATATACAGCAAATTGAGTGGCTTGACACAAAATCTATTTAAATTTCCCTGCTAGTGATTTTCCAGCAATATGCACTATTGGTGTGTAATTCACATATTCTCAAATTTCAAATCATGCATCGGGAATCAGTATCTTTGGCCACATCCTGATTCAAAGGATTCGAATTAACTACAAAATGTTGATAGTTTCCCACAAGCACTAACGTTAAGATTATCCATCTTTTTCTTCACGCTTAAACTGCAAATGTTGGAGAGATGAAGATATCTAGCACCAACAACCACATTGCAAGAACTCTTCTTTTCTGTTATCTTCCTACTGGTTGCATTTTCTGTACACGATACTTTCCATGCATATGATATTGACCATCACCTTTCCAAGACACCCTCATGCACAATATAGGCTAATATGGGTATATTTTTGATGGTCAACTATGTACTATTGTAGAGTTGGTATAATCTCTGTCTGATTTTCCTGTTTCATGTAAAATTCTTTTGATAAACTCCAGTGCAGGATTGGGCTGACATGCTTCTTAGGATGTATGTAAGATGGGCTGAGAAGCAAAAGTACAAAACAAAAGTGGTTGAGAAATCACTTGGAGATGAAGCTGGAATTAAATCGGCTACAATTGAAGTTGAAGGCCGATATGCCTACGGGTACTTGTCTGGGGAAAAAGGCACCCATCGCATTGTGAGACAGTCACCTTTTAATGCCAAAGGCCTTCGGCAGGTAACCTTATAATTTTTTCCCTGTTTTATCTCCTTAATCTGtctcacacacacatacacCCCACAGACTCGCACACGGTTTCCAGTATTTTAAATACAAAAACAAAGATGAATAGATACATTAAACTCTAAATTTCTTGTAGACAAGCTTCTCAGGTATTGAAGTCATGCCTCTTATACCTGAGTCAATGGATGTTGAAATACCAGAAGAAGACTTGGAAATCACTTTCTCCAGGGCTGGTGGGAAAGGAGGCCAGAATGTTAACAAGGTCGAAACTGCAGTTCGCATTACTCATATCCCCACTGGTGTAACTGTTCGTTGCACAGGTTTGTCTCACCAGCTGTTTTCCCTTCAAGTTTTGAAGTGTATCTTAAACATGCCTGAGCACAGAGGTTGATTTGAACTCCCCTTTTTGTTTCATTGACTTCGATCTTTCTGTTTATATCAAGTAGGGACTCTTGTGTTGACATTATAATTAGTCACATGATCTCAGCTCCAACATAGGTCTTAGCTCAAGCATCAGCTAAGGCAGAGTCGCAGAATAGGTCTCCTAGATGAGTGCAGACCGTTTTTGAGTTCGTAGAATATGCCAGTGCTAGTAATTACTAGATTGTAACTGCTATTAGTATTTCATGTTCCAAATTAAGTTGGCCGGACAACCCAcctaaacttgttcttgagctATATTGCTAAGCTTTACAAGATTCTCGAAGCTTGATGtagtttatttcttgattatttgCATCTTTTTGTTATTTATCCCTTTTTGACTAGTTGCATTGCAATTTTTCTCACGGACTGTACATGTTCTCACATTACAGAAGAGAGAACCCAGCTTGCAAACAAGATCAAGGCTCTAGGCCGGCTGAAAGCTAAACTGTTGGTGATAGCTGAGGAACAAAGGGCATCTGAGATCAAGCAAATTAGGGGGGATGCAGTGAAGGCTGAATGGGGTCAACAAATACGGAACTACGTATTCCATCCATACAAATTGGTAAAAGATGTGCGTACAGGATATGAAACCTCTGACATTACTTCTGTTATGGATGGGGAATTGGATCTCTTCATCAAATCTTACCTCAAGTACAAGTACAGCACATCGGTCTCGAATAATCAAGAGTAATTCTTGAATGCATGATCAATTCGATAGTTGTATATGTTGTCTTTTAAGGTAAAGGAAACTTAAGGGTACTTAGTTGGCTAGAAAAACTTGCAATTACTATTTTGTAGCTAGTGAAAATATTATTGTGGTACAGCGTTATGCTCCCTAGCCTATCCTTAGATCAGCTGCCTGACTAGTTCCATTAAACAACTTCTTGCTTATATTTTTGGATCCAAAAAGGGAAATCT contains:
- the LOC140014737 gene encoding peptide chain release factor PrfB1, chloroplastic-like isoform X2, which translates into the protein MEGVMLQSFIIHPTTLSVTSFKPTKLLLSPRRLPSISLTFNQESPIFSLHHHRYTPFLSPPSYTTSTYCLLSIGSSATHSPAFLSDFYTLRRNVEVTSERVEEIRAAAGLKQLEEDLAKLEDAAVDSSLWDDRAKAQEILQDLTDVRDRMKLLNDFKARIEDAETIVKLTEEMDSIDTGLLEEAVSIIKDLNKALDHFEFTQLLSGPYDKEGAVINITAGAGGTDAQDWADMLLRMYVRWAEKQKYKTKVVEKSLGDEAGIKSATIEVEGRYAYGYLSGEKGTHRIVRQSPFNAKGLRQTSFSGIEVMPLIPESMDVEIPEEDLEITFSRAGGKGGQNVNKVETAVRITHIPTGVTVRCTEERTQLANKIKALGRLKAKLLVIAEEQRASEIKQIRGDAVKAEWGQQIRNYVFHPYKLVKDVRTGYETSDITSVMDGELDLFIKSYLKYKYSTSVSNNQE
- the LOC140014737 gene encoding peptide chain release factor PrfB1, chloroplastic-like isoform X1; translation: MEGVMLQSFIIHPTTLSVTSFKPTKLLLSPRRLPSISLTFNQESPIFSLHHHRYTPFLSPPSYTTSTYCLLSIGSSATHSPAFLSGSKVLLAAPEVGVSTETSEWAMPDFYTLRRNVEVTSERVEEIRAAAGLKQLEEDLAKLEDAAVDSSLWDDRAKAQEILQDLTDVRDRMKLLNDFKARIEDAETIVKLTEEMDSIDTGLLEEAVSIIKDLNKALDHFEFTQLLSGPYDKEGAVINITAGAGGTDAQDWADMLLRMYVRWAEKQKYKTKVVEKSLGDEAGIKSATIEVEGRYAYGYLSGEKGTHRIVRQSPFNAKGLRQTSFSGIEVMPLIPESMDVEIPEEDLEITFSRAGGKGGQNVNKVETAVRITHIPTGVTVRCTEERTQLANKIKALGRLKAKLLVIAEEQRASEIKQIRGDAVKAEWGQQIRNYVFHPYKLVKDVRTGYETSDITSVMDGELDLFIKSYLKYKYSTSVSNNQE